The genomic DNA CTCTCCCCTTCGGGCAATAACGGAAATCCCAACTCTTGCCGCTGCACCAAATACAACTGAGCCACCTTGCGGGCCATATCCCGAATCCGTCCGATGTACCGCGTCCGTTCCGTCACCGCAATCACCCCCCGCGCATCCAGCAAATTAAAACAGTGGGAGCACTTGAGCACATAATCCAACCCCGGCATCACCAGCCCTGTTTCCACCAACCGTTGGGCCTCCGTTTCATATAGCCCAAAAAGCTGGAATAACAAATCCGGTGTAGAAGCCTGGAAATTATAAGTACACTGCTCAATCTCCCCTTGGAGGAAAATCTCCCCATAGGTAATCTGATCATTCCAGGCGATTTTAGTAAACGCATCCACATTTTGGAGATACATCACCAATCGCTCCAAACCATAGGTGATCTCAATGGACACAGGCCGACAGTCAATGCCCCCGCACTGTTGGAAATAGGTGAACTGCGTCACCTCCATCCCATCCAGCCACACCTCCCAACCCACCCCCCAGGCTCCCAAGGTAGGAGACTCCCAGTTATCCTCCACAAACCGCACATCATGATCCTCCGGTTGGATCCCCAATACCCGTAGCGACTCTAAATATAAGTCCTGAATATTATCCGGCGATGGCTTGATCAGCACCTGGTACTGGTAATAGTGCTGGCAGCGGTTGGGGTTCTCCCCATAGCGCCCATCCGTAGGGCGGCGGCAAGGTTCCGCATAGGCCACTGACCAGGGTTCTGGGCCGATCGCCCGCAAGAACGTATGGGGACTCATCGTACCCGCCCCCTTCTCCGTGTCATAGGGCTGCATAATCAAACACCCCTGTTCCGCCCAAAACTCATTTAAGGCCGCAATCACCGATTGAAAATTCATAACCCTTCTTCACCTGCTCTCCAGGTCAAACCACAATCCACCTACCCTACACCCAACGCCGTCCCCCCACCTAGTCTCTCCCCACACCTCAAAGCCCAGTCCCACCTCCTCTCTTCTGGTCTCCCATCGGTGCCCACGGCGATCGTCCCCTTTTCCGATCGTGCAGCCCAACCCCTACGTCCCCGTTTACATCAGCCCACTGAGTATTAATACTCAGTCACTGCTCCAGAATCAGAGGGTTTTCACCCCTCCCAAAAAGTTTTTTGAAAATATTTTTCAGGCCACAACCCTTACACAGCAAGGGTTTGGGGAATTAGCATCTAAGAAAACCGTTATAAATTCAGAAAAGGGTATTGACAGGGGATATGAAAGGGGATAGCTTAGTAAAGCGCCTGAGGGAAGCGGAGCGAAAGCGAAGCGGTTCAGAGGGGGCAAAAAAAGAGA from Prochlorothrix hollandica PCC 9006 = CALU 1027 includes the following:
- a CDS encoding superantigen-like protein SSL4 gives rise to the protein MKIHNPSSPALQVKPQSTYPTPNAVPPPSLSPHLKAQSHLLSSGLPSVPTAIVPFSDRAAQPLRPRLHQPTEY
- the glyQ gene encoding glycine--tRNA ligase subunit alpha, with translation MNFQSVIAALNEFWAEQGCLIMQPYDTEKGAGTMSPHTFLRAIGPEPWSVAYAEPCRRPTDGRYGENPNRCQHYYQYQVLIKPSPDNIQDLYLESLRVLGIQPEDHDVRFVEDNWESPTLGAWGVGWEVWLDGMEVTQFTYFQQCGGIDCRPVSIEITYGLERLVMYLQNVDAFTKIAWNDQITYGEIFLQGEIEQCTYNFQASTPDLLFQLFGLYETEAQRLVETGLVMPGLDYVLKCSHCFNLLDARGVIAVTERTRYIGRIRDMARKVAQLYLVQRQELGFPLLPEGERAAA